The following are from one region of the Magallana gigas chromosome 4, xbMagGiga1.1, whole genome shotgun sequence genome:
- the LOC105348314 gene encoding inactive histone-lysine N-methyltransferase 2E isoform X1, whose amino-acid sequence MSLYMPRIGNVPDVGHIERREHGHHEDEDAPTASRGPDLPTPQSYPGCFGLPYQDHNYGAPRPPTPPPTPPQPPQQMLMPPLAPLTPDKGHIEVEDVGSSAGLPITPPEMVPPKEADDDSITRCICDFVHDDGYMICCDKCSVWQHIDCMGVDRNNIPESYFCELCEPRPLDRESARLIQLKKKEFLDTLTDSSATDTDPEEEANRQLSQQQQQQGGVDLLGAKKLKTKKQRNKSGNNNTNNGNKMSELKQRKNNRKEKRDIKKEKENKDANKKHQRVINKDTSAGLKTKKMKLEKNKKPGLSLVINENAQQDPWDSSFSPWVDKYEEVIENRYSQDILNSFLAKKINGVYPPESKGLGGNPRVQLCHVTEVNKNRKGLEATETIGEGEAVVEYIGEVMYKDQFNKESFYKRLNPFVLFYSKYDDMDICIDATSYGNIARFIRRSCKANAEVSHVVQNGCVNFYVYSTKVIPRGSEITIPYDYNYKDCTYCVECACLRNNCPVAKFFKKRMNSNIKKDKSPQRLPKLPVKSPIKIHIKSPVKKSPEELSPPESVADVKSPTTEIPEQVVSVSVRKSKKVSKVEPVEQMDNNSMSGDLMEASPRSDDEETGQINPNAPMSESAASHHKMTREERKMEAIMKAFEKLEKREERRNQALSRMERKSTDTRKEEKPAEKVEKIPVKKEEKKEKPPQKETRSRKKEEEAVIEVPQDPLPPMEMESTPEESVPPEVAPVVEQQPALVKETRPRPKTRRAKRVSSRRRNRAGSGNAVSEPSLSVDAADESSIVPQPAPPTMPNSCPNTPLVTTDTANVPPSFRFLKTKKHLMNEWLHEKSQDVVTATSSPAKTEPLEVKVEDDTMFVTCLPSPRNAMEHLRRNSHSSGSFRPVINVESSIGSAKKRWLRQAMIEKPKSDSGSNSPNTTGGTNVIGGGNTTGGGNASPGMPSPGASPPGDFVTPLKKRRMARESVDGPQSAGPSTSSPLLAPTVSQFGELEGQPTEVAQEENKPFFPNYTPSVKMEIPKKRAFVSPRDLRKASIRDSMESEVSDSSVTVSSRLSVDQSSDSEHEQTLCPQKVTGSNSIIHSELVSMEDRTSGIDQSLLSDTSHTCEVTNSSAEEDHSLSCGGQEEGEKLDSTSDSVQRPVGLNIVEEDENVSSGQQARPSVVEEEEEEVEVEDESVSVDMDVGAVDSTEDQQKNSTTRRSVCDSTSRSDTCSIGSSSRVDSANISVVEDSCSTSNMEDVCRPSSMASQSEASVSVVEPQCVDSSTDMLSPQTQEVSMEVDELPEESHSPQEVSTVEERPAGVDSSVDSSSDQQGGSRNSGGGGVSSSSELQLEDSLVESTHLSEGISVSSSAVVTSDHSVTENDMVDSSVSDRFEITVEAELVNLSDIGQNAVDNTVSSNQGSSFSGVRQSEELCSTSTFHEEMGSEVHVEDDGSRSDSITVTTPSELSASPADSEPAQGTSTMEPESEPVPAKKKVSLLEYRKRLKEKGPTSTSPSTSSLSSLSSSSVPRPSSTSSQSPSFNVHTRLPSLPSLPLFDTSPSKDSSAQNHRQFKSSSDLIRRKSTEAPKREKPLSLAERLKKEFGFEDSEDESGKDERSRLRKSSHDMPPPPPPPPSAGVGSQPYEAVPEPPPPPHQPPQQSGGNFKAPMVGGYSVQPPQAPHSMHGENPHRLPSPGLVPVPPMVPPPPQGQHGGSLLMPPPPGQLPPLMNHGGPPPQPVPPPGPVPPPSNGPLGSQMGQAPPVVGKKIPSLMSIPSYHTKGRGGSNHTQGGSNAANLAQPVNGHHDQNQQPYGSKPGLPPHIQQPFTSVAPPANFAHPPPQPVQAPYSSAPPNQQYPPPPQALSQPPYPSQQQQQGQHFMPTPSHPSHYQTPPPPPQPQTPTGQYVPAPSPSPGGYHSTQHQGAGAPYSQGGVGSYNSYQTSPYQQPPPPPAPNGHQLRDYNHSYKNSHDSEQQSHYNHSPKNYHGSSSSSHRQKSKKSKHRKSGSSRSSYSDYH is encoded by the exons ATGAGCCTTTACATGCCACGGATAGGGAATGTCCCAGATGTAGGTCACATAGAACGGAGGGAGCATGGCCACCACGA AGATGAGGACGCCCCCACAGCGAGTCGTGGCCCGGATCTCCCTACCCCCCAGTCCTACCCTGGCTGCTTTGGACTGCCATACCAG GACCACAACTACGGAGCCCCTCGACCTCCTACGCCCCCTCCCACACCACCCCAACCCCCGCAGCAGATGCTGATGCCACCCCTGGCCCCTCTCACCCCCGACAAAGGCCACATAGAGGTAGAGGATGTGGGTAGCAGTGCCGGGCTCCCCATCACCCCGCCCGAGATGGTCCCCCCCAAGGAGGCGGATGATGACAGCATCACCAGGTGTATCTGTGACTTTGTGCACGACGATGGCTACATGATATGCTGTGACAAGTGCAG TGTGTGGCAGCACATTGACTGTATGGGGGTGGACAGGAACAATATCCCCGAGTCTTACTTCTGTGAACTGTGTGAGCCCCGCCCCCTGGACCGAGAGTCGGCGCGACTGATACAGCTGAAGAAGAAAGAGTTCCTCGACACTCTGACAG ACTCGAGTGCCACAGACACAGACCCAGAGGAGGAAGCCAACAGACAGCTGTCTCAGCAGCAGCAGCAACAGGGAGGGGTGGATCTCTTGGGGGCCAAAAAACTCAAGACCAAAAAACAGCGCAACAAGTCAGGCAACAACAACACCAACAATGGCAACAAGATGTCGGAGCTCAAACAACGCAAAAACAACAGGAAAGAGAAGCGTGACATCAAGAAGGAGAAGGAGAATAAAGACGCAAACAAGAAACACCAAAGA GTTATAAATAAAGATACATCTGCAGgattgaaaacaaagaaaatgaag TTGGAGAAAAACAAGAAGCCTGGACTGTCGCTGGTGATTAACGAGAATGCACAGCAGGATCCGTGGGACAGCTCCTTTAG CCCCTGGGTGGACAAGTATGAAGAGGTGATCGAGAACCGCTACTCCCAGGATATCCTCAACTCCTTCCTAGCCAAGAAGATCAATGGTGTTTAT CCCCCAGAAAGTAAAGGGTTAGGTGGGAACCCAAGGGTACAACTGTGTCATGTGACAGAAGTCAACAAAAACAGAAAG ggCTTGGAGGCGACTGAGACAATAGGAGAAGGGGAGGCTGTTGTGGAGTACATAGGAGAAGTCATGTATAAAGACCAGTTTAACAAGGAGAGCTTCTATAAACG attAAATCCATTTGTGTTGTTTTACTCTAAATATGATGATATGGATATTTGTATTGATGCCACGTCCTATGGGAATATTGCACGCTTCATTCGGCGATCTTGTAAAGCTAATGCAGAG GTGAGCCATGTGGTACAGAATGGTTGTGTGAATTTCTATGTATACTCCACCAAGGTGATTCCCCGGGGGTCAGAGATCACCATCCCCTACGACTATAATTACAAGGACTG CACCTACTGTGTGGAATGTGCCTGTTTGAGAAATAACTGCCCTGTTGCCAAGTTCTTTAAAAAGAGGATGAACTCCAACATCAA aaaagacAAATCCCCTCAGAGATTGCCAAAACTTCCTGTGAAATCACCGATTAAAATCCACATCAAATCTCCTGTCAAAAAGTCGCCAGAGGAGTTATCTCCCCCTGAAAGTGTTGCAGATGTTAAATCACCCACTACTGAAATACCAGAACAAGTGGTGAGCGTTAGTGTCAGGAAAAGTAAAAAA GTATCTAAAGTGGAACCTGTTGAACAAATGGACAATAATTCCATGTCTGGAGATTTAATGGAGGCTTCCCCAAGGTCAGACGATGAGGAAACGGGTCAAATTAACCCTAATGCACCAATGTCGGAGTCAGCTGCCTCACATcataaaatg ACAAGAGAAGAAAGGAAGATGGAAGCCATCATGAAGGCATTTGAGAAATTGGAGAAGCGAGAGGAGAGAAGGAATCAGGCACTGAGCCGAATGGAGAGGAAAAGTACAGACACCCGCAAAGAGGAGAAG CCTGCTGAAAAGGTGGAGAAAATACCCGtaaagaaagaagaaaagaaagagaAGCCACCTCAGAAAGAGACCCGGTCCAGAAAGAAGGAGGAGGAGGCGGTCATTGAGGTCCCACAGGATCCTCTACCCCCCATGGAGATGGAGTCCACCCCAGAGGAAAGTGTCCCCCCTGAGGTGGCACCAGTTGTTGAACAACAGCCTGCTCTTGTCAAGGAGACAAGACCCAGGCCAAAAAC GAGGAGAGCAAAACGAGTGTCCTCCAGAAG AAGGAACCGAGCTGGTAGTGGTAATGCTGTGTCTGAGCCGTCGCTGTCAGTGGACGCGGCCGATGAGAGCTCCATCGTCCCCCAGCCAGCCCCTCCCACCATGCCTAACAGCTGTCCCAACACCCCACTGGTCACCACCGACACAGCCAACGTACCCCCATCCTTCAGATTCCTCAAAACCAAAAAG CACCTGATGAATGAGTGGTTGCATGAAAAGAGCCAGGATGTTGTGACGGCGACGTCGTCCCCGGCCAAGACGGAGCCCCTGGAGGTGAAGGTCGAGGACGACACAATGTTTGTGACGTGTCTCCCGAGCCCACGGAATGCCATGGAACATCTCCGACGGAACAGTCACAGCTCCGGATCCTTCCGTCCAGTTATCAATGTAGAGAGCAGTATCGGATCGGCCAAAAAG CGTTGGTTGCGACAGGCCATGATTGAGAAGCCCAAGTCGGATAGTGGATCCAACTCTCCCAACACAACCGGGGGAACCAACGTGATAGGGGGAGGTAACACGACGGGGGGAGGTAATGCCAGCCCAGGAATGCCCAGCCCAGGGGCCTCACCTCCTGGAG ACTTTGTTACCCCTCTTAAGAAAAGGAGGATGGCAAGAGAGTCAGTGGATGGTCCCCAGAGTGCGGGCCCCTCTACTTCTTCCCCATTGTTGGCCCCTACGGTCAGTCAGTTTGGAGAATTGGAGGGACAACCCACGGAGGTTGCCCAGGAAGAGAACAAACCTTTTTTTCCAAACTACACCCCCAGTGTAAAG atggaGATTCCGAAGAAGAGAGCCTTCGTGAGTCCCCGAGATTTACGGAAAGCCAGTATTCGTGATTCTATGGAGAGTGAAGTGTCCGACTCCTCAGTGACTGTCTCCTCGCGACTGTCCGTCGATCAGTCTTCGGACTCAGAACATGAACAGACTCTGTGTCCTCAGAAAGTTACGGGTAGTAATAGTATAATTCATAGTGAACTGGTCAGCATGGAAGATCGGACTTCTGGGATAGACCAGTCGTTACTGAGTGACACCAGTCACACGTGTGAAGTGACCAACAGTTCAGCAGAGGAGGATCATAGCTTAAGCTGTGGAGGGCAGGAGGAGGGGGAGAAACTGGATTCAACCAGTGATTCTGTTCAGAGACCTGTAGGACTAAACATCGTGGAGGAAGACGAAAATGTTTCCAGTGGGCAGCAAGCAAGACCCTCAGTGGTGGAAGAGGAGGAAGAAGAGGTGGAGGTGGAGGATGAAAGTGTTTCTGTGGACATGGATGTAGGTGCAGTGGACAGTACGGAAGATCAGCAGAAGAATTCAACAACCAGGAGAAGTGTGTGTGATAGTACATCTCGCTCGGATACTTGTAGCATTGGAAGCTCATCAAGGGTTGACTCAGCAAATATCAGTGTCGTGGAGGATTCTTGTAGTACTTCTAACATGGAAGATGTGTGTCGACCATCTTCCATGGCATCGCAATCCGAGGCTAGTGTTAGTGTAGTGGAACCCCAGTGTGTGGACAGCAGTACTGACATGCTATCCCCACAGACCCAGGAAGTCAGCATGGAAGTGGATGAACTCCCAGAGGAGAGCCACTCTCCACAAGAAGTGTCCACAGTGGAAGAGAGGCCAGCAGGAGTGGACAGTAGTGTGGATAGTAGCAGTGACCAGCAGGGAGGCAGCAGGAACTCAGGGGGAGGCGGGGTCAGCAGTAGCAGTGAGCTACAGCTGGAGGATTCTCTTGTGGAGTCCACCCACTTGTCTGAGGGAATCAGTGTCTCTTCCTCTGCGGTCGTGACCTCAGATCATTCTGTGACGGAAAACGACATGGTGGATAGTTCTGTGTCGGATAGATTCGAGATCACAGTGGAGGCAGAATTAGTGAACTTGTCGGATATTGGTCAGAATGCGGTAGACAATACTGTGTCGTCTAATCAGGGTAGTAGTTTTTCCGGGGTTAGGCAGTCTGAGGAACTCTGTTCTACCTCCACCTTTCACGAGGAGATGGGGTCAGAAGTTCATGTGGAGGATGATGGTTCAAGGTCAGACTCTATCACTGTGACCACACCATCAGAGCTGTCCGCCTCCCCAGCAGACTCTGAACCAGCCCAGGGTACCAGCACCATGGAGCCTGAATCAGAACCAGTCCCGGCTAAAAAAAAG GTCAGTCTGCTGGAGTACAGAAAAAGATTAAAGGAAAAAGGACCCACTAGTACATCACCGTCTACTTCATCACTATCTTcgttatcatcatcatcagttCCACGGCCCTCATCAACATCATCACAAAGTCCCTCATTCAATGTACACACCCGTCTCCCATCCCTACCATCTCTGCCATTGTTTGACACATCTCCATCCAAAGACTCTTCAGCGCAAAATCATCGTCAGTTCAAAA GTTCGTCTGATCTCATAAGACGCAAGTCGACTGAGGCCCCAAAGAGGGAGAAGCCTCTTAGCCTTGCTGAGAGGCTCAAAAAGGAGTTTGGATTTGAGGATTCAGAGGATGAGAGTGGCAAAGATG AGAGAAGCCGCTTGAGGAAGTCATCACATGACATGCCCCctcctccccctcccccaccctcCGCGGGGGTGGGCTCCCAGCCATATG AAGCTGTTCCAGAGCCTCCACCTCCCCCTCATCAGCCTCCACAGCAATCTGGCGGGAACTTCAAGGCCCCCATGGTGGGGGGATACAGCGTCCAGCCTCCTCAGGCACCCCACTCCATGCATGGGGAAAACCCACACAGACTACCCTCCCCAGGACTGGTGCCAGTGCCCCCCATGGTTCCCCCTCCCCCTCAGGGGCAACACGGAGGAAGTCTGCTGATGCCTCCACCTCCAGGACAACTGCCACCCCTGATGAACCATGGTGGACCCCCACCCCAGCCTGTGCCCCCACCAGGCCCGGTGCCACCGCCGTCTAATGGGCCACTGGGCAGTCAGATGGGACAGGCACCACCTGTTGTTGGGAAGAAGATCCCCTCCCTGATGTCCATACCTTCCTATCACACAAAGGGCCGGGGAGGAAGTAACCACACCCAGGGAGGAAGTAACGCAGCCAACCTGGCCCAGCCTGTTAATGGACACCATGACCAGAACCAGCAGCCGTATGGGTCCAAGCCTG GCCTGCCACCACACATTCAACAACCATTCACCAGTGTGGCTCCACCTGCAAACTTTGCACACCCTCCTCCTCAGCCAGTGCAGGCCCCATATTCTTCAGCACCGCCAAACCAGCagtacccccctccccctcagGCCTTGTCCCAGCCGCCCTACCCCTCACAACAGCAGCAACAGGGACAGCATTTCATGCCCACACCCTCCCATCCAAGTCACTATCAGactcccccaccccctccccagCCCCAAACACCAACCGGTCAGTATGTACCCGCACCGAGCCCATCACCAGGAGGATACCACTCAACTCAACACCAGGGGGCAGGGGCTCCGTACAGCCAGGGGGGCGTGGGGTCGTACAACAGCTACCAGACCTCTCCATATCAacaaccccctcccccacccgcCCCAAATGGCCATCAGCTGAGAGACTATAACCACAGTTATAAGAACTCGCATGACTCGGAACAGCAATCCCATTACAATCACTCGCCTAAGAACTATCATGGGTCGTCCTCCTCATCACATCGACAGAAGTCGAAGAAGTCCAAGCATCGGAAGTCGGGAAGCTCCAGGTCGTCTTACTCGGACTATCACTGA